AAATCGGCAATTTGATTTGTGCCTTCGTAACCCATAAAAGGCTTGTAACCGATGGGGAAGTTTTGAATGTGGATTGGTGCAGCAATTACGCCACAAGGGATATCTAACCGCTTACCTACATGGCGTTCCATCTGCGTACCAAATATAGCAGAAGGTTCGACACGGGCGATCGCATCTCCAATTGCACCGTGATCGTCTGTAATAATCACCTCATCGCAATATTCGCTGACCTGTTCGCGGAACCAGTCAGCATCGTATTTGCAGTAAGTTCCAGCCCAAACAACGTGAATTCCCATTTCCCGTGCGAGAATTTTAGTTATGGCGGCGGCGTGGGTGTTGTCGCCAAATACGACAGCTTTTTTACCCGTCAAGTTTTGGCAGTCAATCGAACGCGAGAACCAAGCAGCTTGAGATACGTAGAGAGTTTGGTTGTTAATATACTCTTCGTAGTCAACATTAGCACCTTGAGCGTTAATAATCTGCTGGATTTTACGTAGGCAACGAGCAGTCTCGACTACACCCATCGGAGTAATATTGACATAGGGTATGCCAAATTCTTGCTCTAAGTAATTGGCTGTCAACAAGCCGAGTTCTCGATATGGGACAAGATTAAACCACGCACGGGGTAAGTTTTTTAACTCGTGAACGGAAGCACCTTCGGGAATGACAGCATTTACCTCGATTCCCAAGTCAGCCATTAACCGCTTCAACTCGGTGCAGTCGTGTTGGTTGTGGAAACCTAGAGTAGACACACCGATGATATTGACTGAAGGCTTTTCGGTTTTAGCTGTAGGTAGTTCGCCTTTCTTGCGTGCTTTCTCGATGTAGTAGCGGACAATTTGATCTAAAGTGCGATCGGCTGCTTGTAGTTCGTTGACGCGGTAGTGGTTGACATCCGCCAGTAGTACGTCAGCTTTTGCTTCCAGCGATGCTCTTTCGACGAAGTTTTGTAGGTCTTCTTGTAAAATGCTGGAGGTACAGGTAGGAGTTAATACGATCAGGTCTGGGTGTTCTTCCGCATCTTTACGGGTGATATTATCTACTACCTTCTCCTGAGAACCACGGGCAAGGACATGTCTGTCTACAATGCTAGCTGTAACTGGGGTAAAATTTCTTTCTCGCTCCAACATCGATCGCATGACGTTGAAGTAGTCATCGCCTAGAGGCGCGTGCATAATTGCGTGGACGTTTTTGAACGAGCTAGCGACACGCAAGGTTCCTATATGTGCGGGACCAGCATACATCCAGTAAGCCAATTTCATATCTACGATACTCCCCTCTGTGAAATGCGAATCGTTGAATATTAAAGTCCGTTTGTTTGTTGATTGTCGCAAACATTGCGATCGCACTAAACACGGGGCGTTGAATGACTGTACGCGAGGAAGAATGGCTGTAATTATGATGGGACAATGAATTGGGATGTTCAAGTGGCAAGCGATCGCTTGATTCCCGCAATGATTCTTGATGTTTAGTTATATTCTGTTGTATTCAAAATGCTGCCTTGAAAGTCTTTGACTAAGATTGTATTTATATCTTTTGCTTCATTTCGAGGAGTAAAGTAATGGGTGATTTTAACTTATTCACATTCGAGGTTAATATTGTTTCTGTAGCTTGGGAATTTACGATACAAACTGTTCGGAAGTTACCCTTAAAACCACACTAGATAACTGCTGGTTCTATGCTTGCTACACTATTAGCTAATAAAAAACATTTCCCTTTCACCACTATCTTCAAGTTTTTAA
This window of the Chroococcidiopsis thermalis PCC 7203 genome carries:
- the bchB gene encoding ferredoxin:protochlorophyllide reductase (ATP-dependent) subunit B; the protein is MKLAYWMYAGPAHIGTLRVASSFKNVHAIMHAPLGDDYFNVMRSMLERERNFTPVTASIVDRHVLARGSQEKVVDNITRKDAEEHPDLIVLTPTCTSSILQEDLQNFVERASLEAKADVLLADVNHYRVNELQAADRTLDQIVRYYIEKARKKGELPTAKTEKPSVNIIGVSTLGFHNQHDCTELKRLMADLGIEVNAVIPEGASVHELKNLPRAWFNLVPYRELGLLTANYLEQEFGIPYVNITPMGVVETARCLRKIQQIINAQGANVDYEEYINNQTLYVSQAAWFSRSIDCQNLTGKKAVVFGDNTHAAAITKILAREMGIHVVWAGTYCKYDADWFREQVSEYCDEVIITDDHGAIGDAIARVEPSAIFGTQMERHVGKRLDIPCGVIAAPIHIQNFPIGYKPFMGYEGTNQIADLVYNSFTLGMEDHLLEIFGGHDTKEVITKGISADTDLAWTREAQAELNKIPGFVRGKVKRNTEKFARDRNFTEITVEVMYAAKESVGA